A part of Ziziphus jujuba cultivar Dongzao chromosome 8, ASM3175591v1 genomic DNA contains:
- the LOC107414647 gene encoding endochitinase Ziz m 1.0101-like, producing the protein MAPLAKLVMACLILSSTLVQISEAGSIVTYWGQYTNKTEGTLEEACQSGLYSYINVAYLNQFGYSQDLVLNLSGHYSSGNYTLLGEEIKACQKMGFKVLLSLGGPYGNYSLASSWDAEAVSGQLWSLYLDANSPSSALGGGAAFDGIDFHIERGSPLYYYDLAKKLKEHGAGERNKTIYLSAAPRCLYPDEYLAKAINESVFDFVWVRFYGGSVACEYNAVTGLDNLIISWNAWSLLLKKPAKLFLGVTASQSISGYIPPGVLKGEVIPQINETSRFEGVMVWNRYYDLLTHYSSSIVNDVNLIKLKKPLRYFV; encoded by the coding sequence atggctccTCTTGCCAAACTTGTTATGGCTTGCCTGATCCTATCCTCGACCTTAGTCCAAATCTCTGAGGCTGGTAGCATAGTCACCTACTGGGGTCAATACACCAATAAGACCGAAGGAACTCTTGAAGAAGCCTGTCAATCTGGTCTCTATTCTTACATAAACGTAGCCTATCTTAACCAATTTGGCTATAGCCAAGACCTGGTACTAAACCTTTCTGGTCACTACAGTAGTGGTAATTACACCCTTCTTGGTGAAGAAATAAAGGCTTGTCAGAAAATGGGTTTTAAGGTCCTCCTCTCTCTGGGGGGACCTTATGGAAACTATTCTCTAGCATCTAGTTGGGATGCCGAAGCGGTTTCAGGGCAATTATGGAGTTTGTATCTGGATGCTAATAGCCCATCGTCTGCTCTGGGAGGTGGCGCTGCATTCGACGGCATAGATTTCCACATAGAGCGCGGGTCCCCGCTGTATTATTATGATCTTGCAAAGAAATTGAAGGAACATGGAGCTggagaaagaaataaaacaatCTATTTATCTGCAGCTCCTCGGTGTCTTTATCCTGATGAATATCTTGCAAAAGCCATTAATGAAAGTGTTTTCGACTTTGTTTGGGTTCGGTTCTACGGCGGCAGTGTTGCATGCGAGTATAATGCAGTCACTGGTCTTGATAATCTTATAATTTCATGGAATGCATGGAGTTTATTGCTTAAGAAGCCAGCGAAGCTGTTTCTAGGGGTAACAGCGTCTCAAAGTATTTCCGGTTACATCCCACCGGGTGTGCTGAAAGGTGAAGTTATTCCGCAGATAAATGAGACTTCAAGGTTTGAAGGTGTGATGGTATGGAACAGGTATTATGATCTCCTCACTCATTACAGTTCCTCAATCGTCAACGACGTTAATTTGATCAAACTTAAGAAGCCATTACGCTACTTTGTCTAA